The region TGGTGGCGCTGCTGATGGATGTCGACCTGGACCGCCAGATTCCGCCCGGCCTGTATCGGGCGATTGCGGAACTGCTGGCCTGGTTATATCATATTGAATCTGCGAATGGCGGGCCGATCCCGCCGCCGCCCGACACCAGCGTCAACCTCACCGATACATAGACAGGCATCAATGCAAGCACATATTATGGATTCCGGCCTCGAAAACTGGCATGATTTTGAAGTGGAATCGCGGCGGGAAATCATCGCCTTGCTGCGCAGTATCAGCGAAAAGAACCAGCTGATCCGCATGCTGATCCACGGTGAATCCGATGTGTGCGTCACTTCCATCCTGGAAGTCGATGCCGAGCACGATAGCGTCATCCTCGACCGTTCCGTGAACGCCGACCAGAACCGGCGCATGCTGGCCGCCAAGGGCATTTCGTTTGAAACCTCGCTCGACAAGATCCGCATCCTGTTTGCCAGCGCCCAGGTGGAAGAGTGCCATTACGGCGGCACGCCCGCCTTGAAAATTGCCATTCCAGAAACGCTGATCCGCTTGCAGCGGCGCGAGTATTACCGCATGACGACACCGGTGAGCAATCCCGTGCGCGTCTCGATCCCCCTGCCGCCTTCGCTGGGCGGCGCCGATACCCTGTTCCCGCTGGCCGACATCAGCTGCGGCGGCATCGCCATCCTCGACAATAAACTGATGCTGGGCGAGACCATCGGCAGGGACTATCCCGGCTGCCGCATCGACTTGCCCGACGTCGGCATCGTCACGGCGACTTTGCAAATTCGCAATTCGCTGGACATGACCTTGCTGAACAACAAGCTGAACCGCCGCCTCGGCTGCCAGTTCGTCGACCTGCCGCGCAGCATGCTGGCGCACGTGCAGCGCTATATTACGCGTCTTGAACGCGAGCGCAACGCCCGCATGGCTGGGTTAGGTTAACACCTTACAAACCTACTGCGCGTCGCCATTTGCGGCCTGCGATGCTCACTGTACTAGAGTACAGTTCCGCTTCTCGGCCACAACTGGCTTCCGCTCGCTACGGTTTGTAAGGCGTTCGTGACGTACCAATACACTTATCTGTATCAAACCTGCATATTCATGATCTCATGATATGCCGAGACTAACTTATTGCGCACCTGCACCGTCGCCTGGAATTCGATGCTCGACTTTTGCATCGATACCATCACATCCGACAGGCTGACCTTTTCATCGCCCATGGTAAAGCGCTGGCCCATTGCCGACGAGGCCTTTTGCGCGCCGCTCACGGAATCGAGCGCGCTCTTGAAGGCATCGGCAAAATTCACCTTCGCTGCCGGCATCTCGGTCTGGATCGCCGGTATTTTCGCCTCCGGCCGCGTGGCCGCCGACTTCAGTTGCGCGATCATCGCCTCGATCCTGCTGCTATCGATACCGCCTGTCTTCACTTTGCCTCCCGATTCTGGTCTGCTTCATATCTGTTCCATGCCTGTTGCACCCAGAGAACAAAACCCTGGCTTGCAAGGCAACGACGGGTACAATAACTTCCGTCACATGTTGCCAGGGTTCCACAATACCAGCGTCAACGCCAGCCGCTCGGCCGAGCAGGCGGCAAAAGCGCCTTCTATTTGGACGATTGAAGCGCGTGACAGTGGCGGATAATTCTGCATATCGCCCCTCCTCCCGAGGAAGCGGCCCCCGCTCATTACCAAACATACGCGCCCTGGAAGGCAATCATGGCTGTAGCCGAAGAAATCGATGTGAACCGCATACCCCCGGAACCGGCGCCTGCCCGCTCGCCCGTGGAGTCCGTGCAAGCCTTCGCCAAGACGCCGATGGGCAAGAATTTCCTGCGCGGCCTGGGCGTGGCGGCACTGGTCGCCATCGGCGTGGCCCTGTACATGTGGAACCAGCCGCCCGAATACAAAGTCCTGTTCTCGAACTACACGGACCGCGATGGCGGCGCCATCACCGCCTCGCTGGACCAGCTGGGCATCAAGCACAAGTTTTCCGAAGGCGGCGGCGCCATTCTCGTGCCATCCGAACAAGTCCATGACGCGCGCCTGAAACTGGCCGCGCAAGGCTTGCCCAAGGGCGGCAACGTGGGCTTCGAGCTGATGGAAAACCAGAAGCTGGGCGTGTCGCAATTTTTGGAACAGGTCAATTTCCAGCGCGCACTCGAAGGCGAACTGGCCAAATCGATCGAATCGGTGTCCGCCGTCGACACGGCGCGCGTCCACCTGGCGCTGCCCAAACCATCCGTCTTCGTGCGCGAACAGCAAAAACCGACGGCGTCCGTGCTGCTGAACCTGCATCCTGGCCGCGGCCTCGATCAGTTGCAGGTGAGCGCCATCGTGCATCTGGTGGCGTCCAGCGTGCCGGAGTTGCTGCCAATCAATGTCACCGTGGTCGACCAGGCCGGCACCCTGCTGTCGAACCAGGAAAAGGACAAGGACCGCGCCAACGGCATCAAGAGCCTGGACCCGAACCAGCTGAAGTACGTGCAGCAGTTGCAGCAAAGCGTGATCAAGCAGGTCGAATCGATCTTGCTGCCCATCGTCGGCGAAGGCAATGTGCGCGCCGAAGCGACGGCCGATGTTGATTTTTCGCAAAGCGAGCAGGCGGCCGAAACCTACAAGCCCAATTCGCCGCCGGAAGCGTCGACCATCCGCAGCCAGCAAACGAGCGAATCGACGGGCGCCGGCAATGCCAACCCATCCGGCGTGCCGGGCGCGCTGTCGAACCAGCCGCCAGGCGTGGCGACGGCGCCGTTGACGGCCGAAGCGCCTGGCGCACCTGGCGGCGCGCCGACGGCGCCGACACAGAAGGAATCGACGACGAATTATGAAGTCGACAAGACCGTGCGCTACGAGCAGAAATCCATGGGCGGCCTGCGCCGCCTGTCGGTGGCCGTCGTCGTCAACTATCGCCGTACTTTCGACAAGGATGGCAAGGTCACGGTCAAGCCAATTTCCCCTGCCGAAATGGTCCAGATCAATAATCTGGTCAAGGAAGCGATGGGCTACAACAAGGAGCGCGGCGACAGCTTCAGCGTGGCCAACTCGCCCTTCGACGGCATCGACCGCGCGCCGGAAGGCAAGCTGGAGTGGTGGCGCGACCCGGCCAACTTGCCGCTGGCCAAGGAACTGGCGAAATTCCTCATCACGGCCCTGATCCTGCTGTATATCTTCATCAAGATCGTGCGCCCGATGCTGCGCCCCGTGATGCGCAAGATCGACGATTTCGGCGCCCCGCCGCCCGTCATCGAACCGGAACTGGCCAAGACGGACGAAGAAAACGAAGTCCTGCTCAGCGAAGCGGAGCTGGAAGAACTGGAAGAAGATACGGCGCGCGGTTATCGCGAAAACCTGGCGATGGCCAGAAAACTGGCGCAGGAAGACCCGCGCGTGGTGGCCAACGTAATCAAAGCATGGATAGGCAATAATGACTGAGACAACGGGACTGCAAAAGGCATCGATCCTGATGCTGGCACTGGGCGAGAGCGAAGCGGCCGAGGTCATGAAATTCCTCGGCCCGCGCGAAGTGCTGAAACTGGGCGCCGCCATGGCCACCATGAAGGGCATCGCGCACGAGCAGGTGGTCGAGGTGCTCGGCGACTTCCGCGCGCAGACGGAACTCAATTCCACCGTCGGCCTCGATTCGGACGAATACATCCGCCAAGTGCTCACCAAGGCGCTGGGCGACGACAAGGCGTCCGTGCTGCTGTCGCGCATCCTGGGCGGCAAGGATGCGTCCGGCATCGAATCGCTGAAGTGGATGGATTCGCAATCCGTGTCCGAGCTGATCCGCAACGAACACCCGCAGATCATCGCCACCATCCTGGTCCACCTGGAACGCGACCAGGCCTGCGAAATCCTCGGCCATTTCACGGACCGCCTGCGCAACGACGTGGTCTTGCGCATCGCCACCCTGGACGGCGTGCAGCCGGCCGCCTTACGCGAACTCAACGACGTGCTGACGAAACTGCTGTCGGGTAACGAAAACATCAAGAAATCGTCGCTGGGCGGCGTGCGCGCCGCGGCCGAGATCCTGAACTTCATGAGCGGCGAGCAAGAAGGCTCCGTCATGGACAATATCAAGAACTACGACAATGACATGGCGCAAAAGATCATGGACGAAATGTTCGTGTTCGACAACGTGATCGATATCGACGACCGCGGCATCCAGTTGCTGCTGCGCGAAGTGCAGTCGGAAATGCTGATCATCGCCCTGAAAGGCGCCTCGCAGGAGCTGCGCGACAAGATCTTCAAGAACATGTCGCAGCGCGCCGGCGAGATGATGCGCGAAGACCTGGAATCGAAAGGCCCCGTGCGCCTGTCGGAAGTGGAATCGCAGCAGAAACAGATCCTGCAGATCGTGCGCCGCCTGGCGGACGAGGGGCAGATTGTCCTAGGCGGAAAAGGCGAGGATTCGTTTGTCTAACTTGATTCCCAAAGAGCAGCAAACCGCCTACCAGCGCTGGGAAATGACCTCGTTTGGCGACGAGCGTCCCAGCGTGGTGGCGGCGCGCAAGCTGCTGGAACCGGATCCCGAACCGGAATTCGATCCATTTGCCGAGCTGCACGAGGAAGAGCCGGCCCCGCCGCTCGAATATCCGACGCAGGAAGAGCTCGACGCCATCCGCGAAGAAGCGCGCGCCACGGCCTTCGACGAAGGCCGCGCGGCCGGCTATGCGGAAGGCCACGCGGCCGGGCATGCCGACGGCCATGCCGAGTCGTATGCGCAAGGCAAGGCGGCGTCCGCCGTGGAACTGGCGCATCTGCAAACCATCGCCGTCGACTTCGGCACGGCCGTGCAGCAGGCCGACGAGCTGATCGCCAACGACGTGATGGAACTGGCCCTGCAACTGGCCAAGGGCATGCTCAAGACGGCCTTGCCCGTGCGCCCCGAATTGATGCTGCCGATGGTGCGCGAAGCCATCGAATACTTGCCCGTGCTGCAACAACCTGCCTTGTTGATGCTCAACCCGGAAGACGCGCAAGTGGTACGCGACGGCATCGGCGATGAGCTCGACAAAGGTGGCTGGCGCGTCATCGAAGACCCCAGCGTGGAACGCGGCGGTTGCAAGATCGACACGGCCAGCAACCAGATCGACGCGCAGACGTCCACCCGCTGGCACCGCCTGACGCATGCGCTGGGCAAAGACCTGGACTGGCTGGCGCCGTGAGCGAGCCCGTCAAAGGCCCGACTGCCCATGCGGCGCGCTGGCGCGCCTACCTGAGCGACTGTACGGCCGTGGTCGGCTTTGTGGAACCGATGCAGATTTCAGGCCGCGTCACGCGCGTGGCCGGCCTGGTGATGGAAGCGGTGGGCCTGCGCCTGGCCGTCGGCGCCGCCTGCACCGTGCCGCTGCCCAATGGCGGCCGGGTCGAAGCGGAAGTGGTCGGTTTTGAAGGCGAGCGCCTGTTCTTGATGCCGCAAAGCGATGTCGAGGGCATCGTGCCCGGCACGCGCGTGTTTTCCGTCGAACCGGCCATTCCCCGCCCCGGCAGCGTGGCGCACCCGCGCCGCCGCCCCAGCGACCGCGCGCGCCACCTGCCCGTGGGGCCGCAACTGCTGGGCCGCGTGCTCGACGGCGCGGGCCGCCCGCTCGACCAGTTAGGTCCGCTGCACACGACCGATAGCGCCCCCATCAACGTGCGCCCCGCCAATCCGCTGGGCCGCGCCCCCATCGTCGACACGCTCGACGTGGGCGTGCGCTCGATCAACGCCATGCTGACCGTGGGCCGTGGCCAGCGCATGGGCCTGTTCGCCGGTTCCGGCGTCGGTAAAAGCGTGCTGCTGGGCATGATGGCCCGCTACACGGAAGCGGACGTGATCGTCGTCGGCCTGATCGGCGAACGGGGACGCGAAGTAAAAGAATTCATCGAGCAGATTCTCGGCGCCGAAGGCCTGGCCCGTTCCGTCGTCGTGGCCGCGCCGGCCGACACGCCGCCGCTGATGCGCCTGCAGGGCGCCGCGTATGCGACGGCGATTGCCGAACACTTCCGCGACCAGGGGCAAAACGTGCTGCTGATCATGGATTCGCTGACCCGCTACGCCATGGCGCAGCGCGAAATCGCCCTGGCCATCGGCGAGCCACCGGCCACCAAGGGCTATCCGCCGTCCGTCTTCGCCAAGCTGCCCGTGCTGGTGGAGCGGGCCGGCAATGGCGAGGAAGGCGGCGGCTCGATCACGGCCTTCTACACCGTGCTGACCGAGGGCGACGACCAGCAGGATCCGATCGCCGACTCGGCGCGCGCGATTCTCGATGGCCACATCGTGCTGAACCGCCGCCTGGCCGAAGCGGGACACTATCCCGCCATCGACATCGAGCAATCGATTTCGCGCGCCGCCCACTCGATCACCACGCATGAGCACCAGCAGCAGGCGCGCAAGCTGAAACAGCTGTATTCGCGCTATGAACGCAGCCGCGACCTGATCAGCGTGGGCGCCTACAGCGCCGGCACCGACCCCGTGCTGGACCAGGCCATTGCCCTGCATGAAAAGATCGAGGCGTTTTTACAACAGCAAATCACGGAGCGGGTCAGCATGGACGAGAGCTTGGGGCAACTTACCGCTCTATTCGACTGATTAGGGCTTGCATAGCGGGAATATAATCAGCCATGGCCTCTCCTTCCCAACTTGCAACCCTGATCGACCTTGCCCAGCGCGAAACGGATGACTGCGCCAAGCGCCTGGGTGCGGCCCTGAAAGCGCTCGACGATTGCCGCCAGAAGCTCGACATGCTGTCCGGCTACCGCGACGATTACGCCAAGCGCTTCGAGGCAAGCATGAGCAGCGGCATCACGCCCATGGCTTACCGCAACTTCCAGGCCTTCATGGTCAAGCTCGACAGCGCCATCCTGGGCCAGCAGCAAGTGGTCGAGCATGCGCAAGCGCGCAGCGACAATGAAAAGATGCGCTGGCAGCTGGCCGAACGCAAGCGCATGTCCTACACCACCCTGAACAACCGGGCGCAGGAACAGGCGCTGAAGCTGGAAAACAAGCGCGACCAGAAAGCAATGGATGAGCACGCGGCGCGACAAGCCTATTACAAACGCTAAGCAACACTGAGGCAGCATCATGCAAACCCAGCCAACACCGATTTCCCAGATTATCTCGTCGAACGCCACGCCGGGCGCCGCCAACCGCAGCCAGCCGTCCACCAGCGGCACGGCGGGCGACTTCCAGCGCACCCTGAACCGCCAGATCGAGCAACGCCAGGCCAGCCGCAATATGGCGCAAGCGCAAATACAAACGCCGGCGCCGGCACCGGCAGCTCGTCCCGCCAGCCCCGCCGCCACGCAGGCACCCGCCCAGGCGCCAGCGAACGAAGCGAAAGCGGCGCAAGCAGGCACCGAACAGGCGGCCAGCAGCGAACAGCCGCCCGCGCAATCGAGCGAGGCAGCGACACCCGCCACCGCCGACAGCGCCACGGCCGAAGCCAGCGTAGCCGCCGCCCCCGCCGCGACAGTCACGCCGCCAGCCGATCCGGCCGCCGAAATGCTGGCCCTGGTAGGCAGCATCCAGCTGGCCATCCAGCCACCGGCAGCCGCCGCCAAGGCCGTGCCGGAACTGCCGGCGCGCGCCAGCGTCAAGGCAGAAGGCAAGAACCCGGCGACAGGGCCATTGCTGGCAGCCGGCCAGGGCAGCGGCAAGGCTGCCGCCACCGTCGCCGCGCAAGCGGACAGCGGCGACTTTGCCGACAGCCTGGGCCAGGCCCAAGGCAAGGCTGCCGCCACACCGGGCGCCAGCGTGCCGACCGGCAAGGCCGAACCGGGCAAGCTGGCCATCGACGCGCAGCTGGCAGCCACCGCCAAGGCGGGCGCTGCCGTGGCCGAACCGGTCCTCAAGGAAACCCCTGCCGACCTGAGCCGCCTGGCGGCCCAGTTGCAGCCGGGCGCGCTGCAGCAGGCCGCGGCCGCCGTGGCCGTGCCGGCCGACAAGCTGACGGGCCGGGTCGGCACGCCGGCCTGGGACCAGCAACTGGGGCAGAAAGTCGTGTGGATGGCCGCTGGCGGCGACCAGAGCGCCACCCTGACCCTGAATCCGCCCGACCTGGGCCCCGTGCAAGTGGTACTGACAGTCACCAATGACCAGGCCGATGCCGCCTTCATGTCGGCCCAGCCGGAAGTGCGCCAGGCGCTGGAAGCGGCCATGCCGCGCCTGCGCGAAATGATGAGCGAAGCGGGCATCGCCTTTGGCAGCGCCACCGTCTCGGCAGGTACGCCGGAACAACAAAACAATGGCGAGCGCGCCGCCTCGGGCGAACGCCGTGGCAATGGCCAGGGTGGCGGCGTGGCGGGTGGCGAAATCGCCATCGCGCCGGCGACAGGCGGACGCAGCCGGCCCAGCCTGAGTGCCGTGGATACCTTTGCCTGAGGATAATTCGTCGTCCGCAAGCCACTGGCGCGCCCCACGGCGTAACTTTTCGTCTAAAAACAGCGAGTTGAGGGCGCTTCCGCCCTCTTTTCACTGCATCCTTCTGCGCAGAATTTGCCGATAATGACATAATGGCGTCGTGATCCACTTCCATGCACTCGAGTACCATTGAAAGCAAATCCAAAAATGAAAGCAGATCCGAAAGCAGATGCAGGCCTGGCTCCCGCCGGGGCCTCGAAAAAGAAGCTTCTGATCATCGTGCTGGCCTCGGTGCTGGTGGCTGGCGGTATCGGTGGCGGTGCCGCCTGGTACTTCCTGCATGGCAAGGCCGATAAAGAAGAATCGGCACCGAGCAAGAAAAAACATGCCGCTTCCAAGGCAGGTCCGCCCGTCTTCGTGCCCATCGATGCCTTCACCGTCAATTTGCAGCCGGAAAATGGCGAGCAATACCTGCAAATCGCGTTCACCTTGCAGGCCAGCAGCCCGGAAGAAATGGACTTGATCAAGATCAACATGCCGAAAGTGCGCAGCCGCTTGTTGCTGCTGCTGTCCGGCAAGAAGGCGTCCGAACTCAATACCGTGGAAGGCAAGCAGCAACTGGCGGCCGAAATCATCAATCAGGTGAACCAGCCGTTCGAGGACAAAGGGCCGGAGCAGGACGTGACGGACGTATTATTTACCGCATTCATCATTCAATAAGCAGCCATGGCCGATAATTTCCTCTCCCAGGAAGAAGTCGATGCCCTACTCAAGGGCGTCAACGGAGACCAGGACGACGCGCAGGCGCCGGAAGATGTCACGGGAGTTCGTACCTACAACCTGGCAACCCAGGAGCGCATCGTGCGCGGCCGGATGCCAACGTTGGAAATTATCAACGAGCGTTTCGCCCGGCTGCTGCGCGTGGGCCTGTTCAACTTCCTGCGCCGCAGCGCCGAAGTGTCGGTCGGTTCCGTGCGCGTGTCGAAATACAGCGAGTTCATCCGTAACCTGGTGGTGCCGACCAATCTGAATCTGGTGCACATGAAGCCGTTGCGCGGCACGGCCCTGATGGTCTTCGATCCGGGCCTCGTGTTCCTGCTGGTCGACAACCTGTTCGGCGGCGACGGACGCTTCCATACGCGCGTCGAAGGGCGCGACTTTACGCAGACGGAGCAGCGCATCATCCTGCGCATCCTCGACATCGTCTTCGAGGCGTATACCAAGTCGTGGGAACCGGTCTTCCCCGTCGAGTTCGAATATATCCGTTCAGAAATGAACACGCAGTTCGCCAACATCGCCACGCCGAACGAGGTGGTGGTGGCGTCCACGTTTACGGTAGAACTGGGCTCCGTTTCCGGACAAATCCACTTCTGCATGCCGTATTCGATGATCGAGCCGATCCGCGATTCGCTGACCTCGAGCCTGCAGGGCGAGGCGCTGGAAGTGGACAAGCGCTGGATCCGTTTGATGACGCAGCAGATCCAGATCGCCGAAGTCGAGCTGGTGGCTTCGCTGGGCACGGCGCGCGTGTCGTTCGATGAAATCCTGAACATGAAGGTGGGCGACATCATCCCGCTGAATATTCCCGAACTGATCGCCGCCACCGTCGACGGCGTGCCCGTGATGGATTGCACGTATGGCGTGTTGAACGGACAATATGCCTTAAAGGTTGAAAAGTTGTTGGCCAATGCCGATAACATGAATAACCACTAAATAAATACCCGGGCCGCGTTGCGGTCCGTATCTGTACAACAGGAGAAACACATGTCTGACAACCAAGACGACCAAAGCGCGGAAGACGATTGGGGCGCGGCCATTGCCGAGCAGGCCAAGGCGGAAGCCGAAGCGCTGCAGAACCAGGCCGCCAATACGGCCAGCGCGGCCAGCGCCGCCGTGTTCAAGGACTTTTCCAAGCAGGCGTCGAAGTCGGAAACGCACAACGATATCGATTTCATCCTCGATATCCCCGTGCAGCTGACGGTCGAACTGGGCCGCACCAAGATCGCCATCAAGAACCTGCTGCAACTGGCGCAGGGTTCCGTGGTCGAGCTCGACGGCCTGGCCGGCGAACCGATGGACGTGCTGGTGAACGGCTGCCTGATCGCCCAGGGCGAAGTGGTGGTGGTCAATGACAAGTTCGGCATCCGCCTGACCGACATCATCACGCCTTCCGAACGCATCCGAAAATTGAATAAATGAAGCCTGGCCTGTTGATTTCCACTGTGCTGCCGCTCATGGCGGCATGCAGCATTGCCCTGGCTGAAGCGCCAGCCGCGGCCGCACCAGCGGCGGCCAGCGCCGCCAGCGCTTCCGTCGCGCTGGCAAGCGAGACGCCGCCTGCCGCAGCGGCGCCAGCAGCCTCACCTGCCACTACAGCGGCTGCCTCGCCTGCCGCCGCCCTGCCCGCCATGCCGCCCGGCGCACCGGCGACGATGGCGCCGACAAGCTCGGCCGGCAGCCTGCTGCAAACCATTTTCGCGCTGATGTTCGTGCTGGCCCTGTTGATCGGCCTGGCCTGGTTCATGAAGCGCTATGGCCCCAAGGTGATGGGCGGCAACAACAAGATGCGCGTCGTCAGCTCGCTCAACTTGGGCGGACGCGAACGCATCGTCCTCGTCGAAGTGGCCGACCAGTGGATCGTCGTCGGCGCCTCTCCCGGCAGGATCAACGCGCTGGCCACCATGCCGCGCCAGGAAGGCGACCTGCCGCAACTGGCCACGGCGCAAAACGGCCCCGCGGCCGCCAATTTTTCCGAGTGGCTGAAACAGACCATCGAAAAACGCAATGGGAAATAAGCGGCAGATGGCGTGGTCCACCTTGAAGACTCCCCTGACCTGGCTGCTGGCGGCAGCCGCCCTGGCCTTGCCGCTGTGGGCCATGGCCCAGCCTGGCATCCCGGCCTTCAACAGCACGCCGGCGCCGGGCGGCGGCCAGAATTACTCGTTGCCGGTGCAGACGCTCATCCTGATGACGTCGCTCACCTTCCTGCCGGCGGCCTTGCTGATGATGACCTGCTTTACGCGCATCATCATCGTGCTGTCCCTGCTGCGTCAGGCCATCGGCACGCAATCGGCGCCGCCGAACCAGGTGCTGGTGGGCCTGGCCCTGTTCCTGACCCTGTTCGTCATGGGCCCCGTGTTCGACAAGATTTATACGGATGCCTACCAGCCCTATCAGGAAAACAAGATCACCATGCAGCAGGCGATGGACAAGGGCGTCGATCCCCTGAAAACCTTCATGCTCAAGCAGACGCGCCAGGCCGACCTGGCCCTGTTCGCCAAGATGTCGCGCTCGCCGGCCCTGCAGGGTCCCGAAGACGTGCCGCTGCGCATCCTCGTGCCCGCCTTCGTCACCAGCGAACTGAAGACGGCATTCC is a window of Janthinobacterium rivuli DNA encoding:
- the fliP gene encoding flagellar type III secretion system pore protein FliP (The bacterial flagellar biogenesis protein FliP forms a type III secretion system (T3SS)-type pore required for flagellar assembly.), whose translation is MAWSTLKTPLTWLLAAAALALPLWAMAQPGIPAFNSTPAPGGGQNYSLPVQTLILMTSLTFLPAALLMMTCFTRIIIVLSLLRQAIGTQSAPPNQVLVGLALFLTLFVMGPVFDKIYTDAYQPYQENKITMQQAMDKGVDPLKTFMLKQTRQADLALFAKMSRSPALQGPEDVPLRILVPAFVTSELKTAFQIGFAIFIPFLIIDMVVASVLMSMGMMMMSPATISLPFKLMLFVLVDGWQLLLGSLSQSFY